The Sphingorhabdus sp. Alg231-15 genome has a segment encoding these proteins:
- a CDS encoding CvpA family protein, with protein sequence MTGLDIFVLLLMGGAAIFGFLRGFVQETLSLIAWVMIIFAVRFFHTPATDFLISPVGNEGGASVLAFGSIVIVTYALGRWIAKSIGRKSRKSLLGPIDRVLGFGFGMVKGLIGATLAYLLVVLVYDSIYGAAEPRPEWIADSRTYPLLNASGDALVQFVEERREMAEIAE encoded by the coding sequence ATGACTGGTCTCGATATTTTCGTTTTATTGCTAATGGGTGGCGCAGCCATTTTTGGTTTCCTGCGCGGATTTGTGCAGGAAACGCTCTCATTAATCGCTTGGGTGATGATCATCTTCGCGGTGCGTTTTTTCCACACGCCCGCGACCGATTTCTTGATTTCGCCTGTTGGTAACGAGGGCGGTGCATCGGTGCTGGCCTTCGGTTCGATCGTGATTGTAACCTATGCTTTAGGGCGCTGGATCGCCAAATCCATCGGCCGTAAATCGCGCAAATCTCTTCTGGGCCCGATTGACCGTGTCCTGGGTTTTGGTTTCGGGATGGTCAAAGGCTTGATTGGTGCCACGCTTGCATATCTGTTGGTCGTGCTAGTTTATGACAGCATCTATGGCGCTGCAGAACCGCGTCCCGAATGGATTGCAGACTCCCGTACCTATCCGCTGCTCAACGCCAGCGGAGACGCTCTGGTCCAGTTCGTTGAGGAGCGGCGCGAAATGGCGGAGATCGCTGAATGA
- a CDS encoding iron-sulfur cluster assembly scaffold protein: MSEALYTRDILRLAVSIPHQSRLEKPDGTAEVRSRTCGSRVAADIMLSDDGTIGQLGIEVNACALGQASAAILAAEAIGKSADQVVMIRHQLAGFLDGAEDRPGDWPNMDHLMAAKEHKGRHPAILLPYDAILAAFESAATKNEAA, translated from the coding sequence ATGAGCGAGGCGCTTTACACACGTGATATCTTGCGACTGGCTGTTTCCATTCCGCATCAGTCCAGACTTGAGAAGCCTGATGGTACGGCGGAAGTGCGATCACGCACCTGTGGCAGTCGCGTAGCTGCCGATATTATGCTGTCTGATGATGGGACCATTGGACAATTGGGAATAGAGGTGAATGCTTGTGCCTTGGGACAGGCATCTGCCGCGATTTTGGCCGCAGAAGCAATTGGCAAATCAGCAGATCAAGTTGTTATGATCAGACATCAGCTTGCTGGTTTTTTGGATGGCGCGGAAGACAGACCTGGAGATTGGCCGAATATGGATCATTTGATGGCAGCCAAGGAACATAAGGGTCGGCATCCCGCAATCCTGTTACCCTATGACGCGATACTTGCGGCATTTGAATCGGCTGCAA